One region of Roseimicrobium gellanilyticum genomic DNA includes:
- a CDS encoding HTTM domain-containing protein has product MSNTTNQATSSRVWWRDLWHAWDAFWFSVAHPAPLALVRILTAGVLLWIHAVTWTQISAVVGGTAWLDHQAVNEVRLLAEGTHMRDYRDPAGPLVPLSGPPLDDAGNLKRDAAGNPVAPVNRWWGTFSLWHLLPESSLTITVVQVGLMLAATCALLGFGTRWALLLTWLGHVSYVQRGMVIYSGMDAILLLLLLYLSVGSAGTVCSVDAWLQSRRKGSSGIAVPSVSANIALRLIQVHLCLIYFCAGAAKLQGPTWWNGTAVYLLMMSPEYGGVPVEWMARHETWWQFISLTGGAFTVGFELSFAFLVWHPRLRPVMLMAGLFLHAMLAAISGLGAFQMTMAAALMAFVPAEIAGRMLRQPVSVARG; this is encoded by the coding sequence ATGAGCAATACCACCAACCAAGCGACATCCTCCCGTGTGTGGTGGCGTGACCTCTGGCATGCCTGGGATGCGTTCTGGTTTTCCGTGGCACATCCTGCTCCGCTGGCCCTGGTACGCATCCTCACCGCCGGTGTCCTGCTGTGGATTCACGCGGTGACGTGGACCCAGATCTCCGCTGTGGTGGGAGGCACTGCCTGGCTGGATCATCAGGCGGTGAATGAAGTGCGTCTGCTGGCGGAGGGAACCCACATGCGGGACTACCGCGATCCCGCTGGCCCTCTTGTGCCGCTTTCCGGCCCCCCACTGGATGATGCAGGAAATCTCAAGCGGGACGCCGCGGGCAATCCCGTGGCGCCGGTGAATCGGTGGTGGGGCACTTTCTCCCTCTGGCACCTGTTGCCGGAGTCTTCGCTCACGATCACTGTAGTGCAGGTGGGTTTGATGCTCGCGGCCACCTGCGCACTGTTGGGCTTTGGCACGCGATGGGCGCTACTTCTCACCTGGCTGGGTCATGTCAGCTATGTCCAGCGTGGCATGGTCATCTACTCGGGCATGGATGCGATTCTGCTGCTCCTGCTCCTCTACCTCAGTGTGGGATCGGCAGGCACCGTGTGCTCTGTGGATGCCTGGTTGCAGTCCCGGCGAAAGGGCTCATCCGGAATCGCCGTCCCCAGCGTTTCCGCCAATATCGCCCTTCGTCTGATTCAGGTGCATCTCTGCCTCATCTACTTCTGTGCCGGTGCGGCGAAGCTGCAGGGGCCGACGTGGTGGAATGGCACTGCGGTGTATCTGCTCATGATGAGTCCTGAGTACGGCGGTGTGCCAGTGGAGTGGATGGCCCGGCACGAGACGTGGTGGCAGTTCATCTCCCTGACCGGCGGTGCTTTCACGGTGGGATTTGAGTTGAGCTTCGCCTTCCTCGTATGGCACCCGCGTCTGCGTCCGGTGATGCTGATGGCGGGCCTGTTCCTCCATGCCATGCTGGCCGCCATCAGCGGGCTCGGTGCTTTCCAAATGACGATGGCTGCTGCGTTGATGGCGTTTGTCCCGGCTGAGATCGCGGGGCGGATGTTGCGGCAGCCCGTTTCCGTCGCACGCGGGTGA